One window from the genome of Chthoniobacterales bacterium encodes:
- a CDS encoding response regulator has product MAAPLTMPGDPSTKEATEKRVSILIVDDRPDKMLAYETILAELNENIVCARSGKEALRCLLKQDFAVILLDVNMPVMDGFETAALIRQRPRSETTPIIFISAVNDTETHVSRGYSIGAVDYILTPVVPEILRAKIAVFVDLFKKTEQVKRQAEEREKLIREQAARAEAEARQERLAFLADASNVLGGSLDYEETFRNLAALVVPRVADFCVVLAAEEDGAMHHVAVAHRDSADEPALQKLAEEFPPSAAAQKTGAHVLSTGKSQMVCDVHNGELREVFTEKADRDWLRSLSARSFIAVPLRAQDRVLGAIVMINTSPGRICGPEELSLAEELAHRAALALDNARLYKSAQKARAESERANRAKDSFLAMLSHELRTPLTPVLTSVYALEHTADLPDELRASLQMIRRNVELEARLIDDLLDLTRISKGKVQLSLEMVDAHVLLRSALEICQADIDKKGLSLRTEFAAERVSLKADPARLQQIFWNLIKNAVKFTPAGGRLEIRTRNEEGQLRVEISDNGMGIDAETLPKIFNAFEQGDRSRLGGLGLGLAISKALVETHSGKLTAESEGKDKGATFTAFFPIAERDADAGSGSVAATPPARKSMRVLVVDDHEDTNRSLTQLLRRRGYHVQTANSVQSALEAAAHEHFDVLVSDIGLPDGSGIELMQKLRNDHPIFGIALTGFGMEEDLRRSHDGGFNHHLIKPVDLNRLDALIQQADNS; this is encoded by the coding sequence TTGGCTGCACCGCTGACCATGCCCGGAGATCCCAGCACGAAGGAAGCGACCGAGAAGAGGGTCAGCATCCTGATTGTCGACGATCGGCCCGACAAGATGCTGGCTTATGAGACGATCCTCGCCGAGCTGAATGAGAATATCGTCTGCGCGCGTTCGGGAAAGGAAGCGCTGCGTTGCCTGCTCAAACAGGATTTCGCGGTGATCCTGCTCGACGTAAACATGCCCGTAATGGACGGCTTCGAAACCGCCGCGCTGATCCGGCAGCGCCCGCGGTCCGAGACCACGCCGATCATTTTCATCAGCGCGGTGAACGACACCGAAACGCACGTCTCGCGTGGTTACTCGATCGGGGCGGTCGATTACATTCTCACCCCGGTCGTCCCGGAAATCCTGCGGGCGAAGATCGCGGTGTTCGTCGACCTCTTCAAAAAAACCGAGCAGGTAAAGCGGCAGGCGGAGGAGCGCGAGAAACTCATTCGCGAACAGGCGGCCCGCGCGGAAGCCGAAGCGCGCCAGGAACGGCTCGCCTTTCTCGCCGATGCCAGCAACGTCCTCGGCGGCTCGCTCGATTACGAGGAGACCTTTCGCAACCTGGCTGCGCTGGTCGTGCCACGGGTTGCCGATTTTTGTGTCGTTCTGGCCGCCGAAGAAGACGGTGCGATGCATCACGTCGCCGTCGCGCATCGTGATTCGGCCGATGAGCCGGCCCTGCAGAAATTAGCTGAGGAATTTCCGCCGAGCGCAGCCGCCCAAAAAACCGGGGCGCACGTCTTGAGTACCGGGAAATCGCAGATGGTCTGCGACGTTCACAATGGCGAGTTGCGTGAAGTCTTTACGGAAAAGGCCGATCGAGACTGGCTTCGTTCCCTGTCTGCCCGGTCCTTTATCGCCGTCCCGCTACGGGCGCAGGACCGCGTTCTGGGCGCGATTGTGATGATCAATACGAGTCCGGGCCGAATCTGCGGGCCGGAGGAACTTTCCCTGGCGGAAGAACTGGCGCACCGGGCCGCACTCGCGCTCGATAATGCCCGCCTCTACAAGTCAGCCCAAAAAGCCCGTGCCGAATCCGAGCGCGCGAATCGCGCCAAGGATTCGTTCCTGGCGATGCTGAGCCACGAGCTGCGGACACCGCTTACGCCAGTCCTGACGTCCGTCTACGCCCTCGAACACACCGCCGATTTGCCTGACGAATTGCGCGCCTCGCTCCAGATGATCCGGCGCAACGTTGAGCTCGAAGCGCGGCTGATCGACGACCTGCTCGATCTCACCCGGATCAGCAAAGGCAAGGTGCAATTAAGCCTGGAGATGGTCGATGCGCATGTCCTGCTTCGCAGCGCCCTTGAAATTTGCCAGGCGGATATCGACAAGAAAGGGCTTTCGCTACGGACCGAATTCGCGGCGGAGAGAGTCTCTCTCAAAGCCGATCCGGCCCGGTTACAGCAAATCTTTTGGAACCTGATCAAGAACGCGGTGAAATTTACGCCCGCCGGCGGACGCCTCGAGATTCGGACGCGGAACGAGGAGGGGCAGTTGCGCGTGGAAATTTCCGATAACGGAATGGGGATCGACGCGGAAACGTTGCCGAAGATTTTCAACGCCTTTGAGCAGGGCGACCGGAGCCGGCTGGGTGGACTGGGCCTTGGGCTCGCGATCAGCAAAGCGCTCGTTGAGACCCACAGCGGAAAGCTCACCGCGGAAAGCGAGGGCAAAGACAAGGGCGCTACCTTCACGGCTTTTTTCCCCATCGCCGAGCGGGACGCAGACGCGGGCAGCGGCAGCGTTGCGGCCACTCCGCCCGCCCGGAAATCGATGCGCGTTTTGGTGGTGGATGACCATGAGGACACCAATCGATCCCTTACCCAGCTCCTCAGGCGTCGCGGATATCACGTCCAGACGGCGAACAGTGTCCAATCGGCTCTGGAGGCCGCGGCGCACGAGCATTTCGATGTCCTGGTGAGCGACATTGGCTTGCCGGACGGCAGCGGGATCGAGCTCATGCAGAAACTCAGGAATGATCACCCCATTTTCGGTATCGCCCTGACCGGTTTTGGAATGGAGGAGGATCTCCGGCGCAGCCATGACGGCGGGTTCAATCACCATCTGATCAAACCCGTGGATCTGAACCGGTTGGACGCGCTCATTCAGCAGGCGGACAACTCGTAG
- a CDS encoding type II toxin-antitoxin system HicB family antitoxin, which produces MSVRYPIVLHKSEEGYAVNCPALPGCWSQGATEDEALDNIRDAIREYLAAIRDTAPSEALREVEVTV; this is translated from the coding sequence ATGAGCGTGAGATACCCGATCGTGCTCCACAAGTCGGAGGAGGGCTACGCCGTCAATTGTCCGGCCCTCCCCGGCTGCTGGTCGCAAGGCGCAACGGAAGACGAAGCGCTGGACAACATCCGCGACGCGATTCGCGAATATCTCGCTGCGATCAGGGACACCGCTCCCAGCGAAGCGCTTCGTGAAGTTGAAGTGACTGTTTAA
- a CDS encoding DUF4190 domain-containing protein, producing the protein MAQSSEEELSALPIWAFTLGIFALLTFGLTAVPSIICGHLALARSRNTGKTSLAKSVAAIGLVIGYVGAAILGTWVVVLGKYI; encoded by the coding sequence ATGGCGCAATCGTCGGAAGAGGAGCTCTCTGCTTTACCCATCTGGGCATTTACGCTGGGGATCTTTGCTCTCCTTACCTTTGGCCTTACCGCCGTCCCTTCGATAATCTGCGGACACCTCGCGCTGGCCAGATCGAGAAATACCGGCAAAACCTCGCTCGCCAAATCTGTGGCGGCGATCGGTCTTGTTATCGGATACGTCGGCGCGGCGATCCTGGGAACGTGGGTCGTTGTCCTGGGGAAATATATCTGA
- a CDS encoding TRAFs-binding domain-containing protein — translation MSDLPEVKNAPSATVALHELWRRRTDWIEDIQAVHAFVKRALSAGEFLAAYDAVRAALEVHPGDDWLEQRMALSLAQMGSSARAQAILNALVAKDPQNRETLSILGRTYKDQWCANPANEQYLRQSFDCYNRAFEVQPAESYPGINAATIAFLLKETDKANRIARTVLEICREQPDDYWKHATVAEALVVLGDEKGAREAYKAAVAAESDNLRAFSSTRKQARVLSRHLYDRADAFDDCFPIPKLVVFSGHMVDAPDRRTPRFPQAKEAEVKQLLEKQLASMNAGIGFSSAASGSDILFLEAMLARGGTIHLVLPWPAEEFVKTSVEIAGGDWSERFEKVLAKAASIRVLGELYMPGSATGFEYCNLAMNGLARVFARSLDLEITPLAVWDGFAGAPGGTGSFVRYWRNHRVPVKVVPIATQPPSMLNSTETFETDAADHDDEFEVWVRASGRQEIKAIMFADVVGYSKLPETVIPRYVAQFNQRVSRLMADSPAAPINVNTWGDGLYFAFNGVEDAGRFALDLRDLVTKTNWVDLGLPKNLSIRIALHAGPVYVNFDPVVRQINFTGAHVSRAARIEPITHEGEVFTSEEFAALAAADQSKGFTCDLVGTTALAKSYGLFRIYSLERTTD, via the coding sequence GTGTCGGACCTGCCTGAAGTTAAGAACGCGCCCAGCGCCACCGTTGCCCTTCACGAACTGTGGCGGCGACGAACGGACTGGATCGAGGATATCCAGGCGGTCCACGCGTTCGTGAAGCGCGCTCTTTCCGCCGGTGAATTTCTCGCCGCCTACGACGCGGTTCGCGCGGCCCTGGAGGTTCATCCGGGAGACGACTGGCTCGAACAACGAATGGCCCTGTCTCTTGCCCAAATGGGCTCCTCCGCCCGCGCCCAGGCTATTCTCAACGCGCTGGTCGCCAAGGACCCACAAAATCGGGAGACGCTGAGCATTCTCGGCCGAACCTACAAAGACCAATGGTGCGCCAATCCCGCCAACGAGCAGTACCTCAGACAATCGTTCGATTGCTACAATCGCGCCTTCGAGGTGCAACCTGCCGAGTCGTACCCGGGAATAAATGCGGCCACGATCGCTTTCCTCCTGAAGGAAACGGATAAAGCCAACCGGATAGCCAGGACTGTCCTGGAGATTTGCCGGGAACAACCGGACGACTATTGGAAGCACGCCACCGTGGCCGAAGCTTTGGTTGTCCTGGGCGACGAAAAAGGCGCGAGGGAGGCGTATAAGGCAGCCGTCGCCGCGGAGAGCGACAATCTGCGGGCCTTTTCTTCCACCAGAAAACAAGCGCGGGTTCTCTCGCGGCATCTCTACGACCGGGCGGACGCTTTCGATGATTGTTTTCCCATTCCGAAGCTGGTCGTTTTTTCCGGCCACATGGTTGACGCGCCCGACAGGCGCACGCCCCGGTTTCCGCAGGCAAAGGAAGCCGAGGTCAAACAGCTCCTTGAAAAGCAGCTCGCCTCCATGAATGCGGGCATAGGATTCTCGAGCGCGGCTTCCGGCTCGGACATTCTTTTCCTCGAAGCGATGCTGGCGCGCGGTGGCACGATCCATCTCGTCCTGCCCTGGCCGGCGGAAGAGTTTGTTAAAACGAGTGTTGAAATAGCGGGGGGCGACTGGTCGGAGCGATTCGAAAAGGTCCTGGCCAAGGCGGCTTCGATCCGGGTCCTGGGAGAACTCTACATGCCGGGCAGTGCGACCGGGTTTGAGTACTGCAATCTCGCCATGAACGGCCTGGCTCGAGTTTTCGCACGATCCCTCGATTTGGAAATCACTCCGCTCGCGGTGTGGGATGGATTCGCGGGAGCTCCCGGCGGAACCGGCTCGTTTGTTCGTTACTGGCGCAACCATCGGGTGCCCGTAAAGGTTGTCCCGATAGCTACCCAACCGCCGTCGATGCTGAACAGCACCGAGACCTTCGAGACCGACGCCGCCGATCACGATGACGAATTTGAAGTCTGGGTGCGCGCCTCGGGACGGCAGGAGATCAAGGCGATCATGTTCGCCGATGTAGTCGGCTACAGTAAGCTGCCCGAGACCGTGATTCCAAGGTATGTCGCGCAATTCAACCAAAGAGTCTCACGGCTCATGGCGGACAGCCCGGCGGCGCCGATAAATGTCAACACCTGGGGCGATGGCCTCTACTTCGCCTTCAATGGGGTTGAAGATGCCGGTCGTTTCGCCCTCGACCTTCGAGATCTCGTCACCAAAACCAATTGGGTCGATTTGGGACTGCCGAAAAATCTGAGCATTCGCATTGCCCTTCACGCCGGCCCTGTTTACGTGAACTTCGATCCCGTCGTCCGCCAGATTAACTTTACCGGCGCCCATGTCAGCCGCGCGGCGCGGATCGAGCCGATCACCCACGAAGGCGAAGTGTTCACGAGCGAAGAATTCGCGGCGCTGGCGGCCGCCGATCAATCGAAAGGCTTCACCTGCGACCTCGTCGGCACCACCGCCCTGGCCAAGAGTTACGGGTTGTTCCGGATCTATAGCCTGGAACGCACGACCGATTAG
- a CDS encoding CHAT domain-containing protein has protein sequence MKSLTRFPFIAIVLAIMAIHWPMDAHEKPKPDRATLEAQFKKADADRAALPENTKERAEADKNAMQIASDIGWLAFDASKFDEAATWFATSAKLKDESHLAAKRYWEEYLRVTAVELDGKVDDQIKDERAQLATADEAKKAILQKLMHGWEKLRYLNRYNAITMLETIARDNYDSENLLKYCEQELEIRRAEMAYLQKVSAPKDELDEKNAQIATALERVASAEAELALFEKAEKHGLEALALRQALPVEMAERKLDESLSSLARMYAYNIGDLKKARDYFQQTLVSIESSAAVRKKALDEDKYFSAEQKPKMSKEELAKHEEKQAQTRDMKIALDAMSQAMALMNLAEISQEEGDLKTAFSFGQKAFKVADDLPKGGYLNLFELFRARVRARVLGDMASLHADSGEIDTALKELNEAITLKRSMGQDEWTAQSIVQAADLAYQKGDLDGARHLIEQARQIFAAAHKINSVVNATNFLAVIARDQEKLDEAAKYADEAVVLARKTSNLGALSGSVRTFASIRLKQNKLDDAKKLIDEAQAADAKTGSVNDRIGTLGISGEIFEARGENDKALTEYKEAVKLIESIRATAASETSFADVKRNYRPYERIVRALLKLNRVDEAFDYLNRAKSKKLQESLRLSSMKSGDKGLQALLDRANGLETRLQTTNAQLQAEQSKPEADRDKAKIENLKQVVATTQGEFRKVVEQIKASNPNYEKFMTVNPKALKETQRSIPAGVMLIQYAPLGEQLYVFLVSKENVKIVIAPAKPEELWKKIKTLRKQIISGESGAPLTKNLMSLYDSLIAPIESDLEPMKVAAFIPNQLLFYLPMQALAKKMPDGSTRYFVEDKQIVYLTAADVMKVVQLPDEEKSRDGMVAFGNPTGANLPAAESEVKAIAQVFPSTEVLSGGDVTKVALSTEQRLNKRIVHFATHGILNATTPSESYIQLAASPNTEQSHLTVGEVWDLPFKKVTLVTLSACESALGDKEPDGGEITTLAEAFSSAGATTVLASLWSVGDESTKELMVEFYRQLAAGASKAEALQGAEIKLLKNPKYSRPLYWAPFILMGDWR, from the coding sequence ATGAAGAGTCTCACTCGCTTTCCGTTTATTGCCATTGTCCTCGCCATCATGGCGATCCATTGGCCGATGGACGCGCATGAGAAACCAAAGCCGGATCGCGCGACCTTGGAGGCGCAATTCAAGAAGGCCGACGCCGACCGGGCAGCGTTGCCGGAGAACACCAAGGAACGGGCCGAGGCTGACAAGAATGCGATGCAAATCGCGTCCGATATCGGATGGCTTGCCTTCGATGCCTCCAAATTCGACGAAGCCGCCACCTGGTTCGCGACCAGCGCGAAGCTCAAGGACGAGAGTCATCTCGCCGCGAAGCGGTACTGGGAGGAATATTTGCGCGTCACCGCCGTCGAGCTCGACGGAAAGGTGGACGATCAGATCAAGGACGAGAGGGCCCAGCTCGCCACGGCCGACGAGGCTAAGAAGGCGATTCTCCAGAAACTGATGCACGGCTGGGAAAAGCTCCGTTATCTCAACCGGTATAACGCGATCACGATGCTCGAGACGATCGCCCGCGACAATTATGACTCCGAGAACCTGCTGAAGTACTGCGAGCAGGAGCTGGAGATCCGACGCGCGGAAATGGCCTATCTACAGAAGGTCTCCGCCCCCAAGGACGAGCTGGATGAAAAAAATGCGCAGATCGCGACTGCGCTCGAAAGAGTGGCCAGCGCGGAAGCCGAGCTGGCGCTCTTTGAAAAGGCGGAGAAGCACGGCCTGGAGGCGCTTGCTTTGCGCCAGGCGCTCCCGGTCGAAATGGCCGAGCGCAAATTGGACGAGAGCCTGAGCTCACTCGCGCGGATGTACGCCTACAACATCGGCGATCTCAAAAAGGCGCGCGATTACTTTCAACAAACCCTCGTGAGTATTGAGTCATCCGCGGCGGTGCGGAAAAAGGCGCTCGATGAAGACAAATACTTTTCCGCCGAGCAAAAACCGAAGATGTCGAAAGAGGAGCTGGCCAAGCACGAGGAAAAGCAGGCGCAGACTCGCGACATGAAAATCGCGCTCGACGCGATGTCCCAGGCCATGGCGTTAATGAATCTCGCGGAGATCAGCCAGGAAGAAGGAGACTTGAAGACCGCTTTTTCCTTCGGGCAAAAGGCGTTCAAGGTGGCCGACGATCTTCCCAAGGGCGGTTACCTCAACCTCTTCGAACTGTTCCGCGCGCGAGTTCGCGCTCGCGTCCTGGGCGACATGGCGTCGCTCCATGCGGACAGTGGTGAGATCGATACCGCCCTGAAGGAATTGAACGAGGCGATCACGCTCAAGCGCAGCATGGGCCAGGACGAGTGGACCGCCCAATCCATTGTCCAGGCTGCCGACCTGGCCTATCAAAAAGGCGACCTGGATGGCGCCCGGCATCTTATCGAGCAAGCGCGGCAAATCTTCGCCGCCGCTCACAAAATCAATAGCGTCGTAAACGCCACCAACTTTCTCGCCGTTATCGCGCGCGACCAGGAGAAGCTGGACGAAGCAGCAAAGTACGCGGATGAAGCCGTCGTCCTGGCTCGAAAGACCAGTAATCTGGGAGCGCTCTCCGGTTCGGTCCGGACCTTTGCCTCCATTCGCCTGAAACAGAATAAGCTCGACGACGCCAAAAAGCTGATCGACGAAGCCCAGGCCGCCGATGCCAAGACCGGCTCGGTAAACGATCGGATCGGCACGCTCGGAATCAGCGGCGAGATTTTCGAAGCGCGCGGAGAGAATGATAAAGCGCTCACGGAGTATAAGGAAGCGGTCAAGCTGATCGAGAGCATCCGGGCGACAGCGGCGTCGGAAACGTCCTTTGCCGACGTGAAACGCAACTATCGCCCGTACGAGCGGATCGTCCGGGCTTTGCTCAAGCTGAACCGGGTCGACGAGGCTTTCGATTACCTTAACCGGGCGAAATCGAAGAAACTCCAGGAATCGCTGCGCCTCTCGAGCATGAAGAGCGGCGACAAAGGCCTGCAAGCTCTCCTCGACCGCGCCAACGGCCTGGAGACAAGGCTCCAGACCACAAACGCCCAGCTTCAGGCTGAGCAGAGCAAACCGGAGGCGGACCGGGACAAAGCGAAGATAGAAAATTTGAAACAGGTCGTAGCCACGACCCAGGGAGAGTTCCGGAAAGTCGTCGAGCAGATCAAGGCCTCGAACCCAAACTACGAGAAGTTCATGACGGTCAATCCGAAGGCGCTCAAGGAAACCCAGCGGAGCATCCCGGCCGGCGTGATGCTGATCCAATACGCGCCGCTGGGCGAGCAGCTCTACGTCTTTCTGGTCAGCAAGGAGAACGTCAAGATCGTCATTGCGCCGGCCAAACCGGAGGAGCTTTGGAAGAAAATCAAGACGTTGCGCAAACAGATAATTAGCGGCGAGTCCGGCGCGCCTCTGACCAAGAACCTGATGAGTCTATACGATTCCCTCATCGCTCCGATCGAATCGGACCTGGAACCGATGAAGGTCGCTGCCTTCATTCCAAATCAATTATTGTTCTATCTGCCGATGCAGGCCCTGGCAAAAAAGATGCCGGACGGCTCGACCAGATATTTTGTCGAAGACAAGCAAATCGTTTACCTGACCGCGGCTGACGTGATGAAAGTCGTGCAACTCCCCGATGAAGAAAAATCGCGCGACGGGATGGTGGCGTTTGGCAACCCGACGGGCGCCAATCTGCCAGCGGCGGAAAGCGAAGTAAAAGCCATCGCCCAGGTGTTTCCTTCAACCGAAGTTCTTTCCGGTGGCGACGTGACCAAGGTGGCGTTGAGCACCGAGCAACGGTTGAACAAACGAATCGTGCATTTCGCCACTCACGGGATCCTAAACGCGACCACTCCGTCGGAAAGCTATATCCAGCTTGCGGCCTCTCCGAACACGGAGCAATCCCATCTCACGGTCGGCGAAGTTTGGGATTTGCCATTCAAGAAAGTCACGCTCGTGACGTTGTCCGCCTGCGAGTCAGCCCTTGGTGACAAGGAACCCGATGGCGGCGAGATCACGACCCTGGCTGAAGCGTTTTCGAGCGCCGGAGCTACTACCGTCCTCGCCAGTTTGTGGAGCGTTGGCGACGAAAGCACGAAAGAACTAATGGTCGAATTCTACCGCCAGCTTGCCGCCGGCGCCTCCAAAGCAGAAGCGCTCCAGGGTGCTGAGATCAAGCTGCTCAAGAATCCCAAGTATTCGCGTCCGCTTTACTGGGCGCCCTTCATTTTGATGGGCGACTGGCGCTAG
- a CDS encoding CHASE2 domain-containing protein translates to MMPGNSARKKPSGEQVWLRSPWPLLLALCGGAALWILLAGNPLEGLEMRWFGQILRWRYERGQAPPADPSIVHVDVTQADLRKVPTLELEYQNAANVIRQAFEMGAKVVAFDVVFGRGNEAMADPILKEVERIKGQNRAIVFAEALLPSPEAGSEERIRSFPFRERVLPAGLINVQADGDGVLRRYDYAHPAGSDKYEPSLALACYLAWRDIAWEGVTIVKPGALRWEELSSDFTTVEPRELKLAPILLNYRSPWTGRGSGTFRHYNVEQLDALYQTSHPSNAQPLANAIVLVAYYGAGLGDMGTTAIAANQPRVVLHSTALNDLIQRAWLRRTPAWIDAAGVLALIILGAVATFFRGTVALLLFWIAGVAALCALSAFLILKSGWVPGLMSANVVWSLVTFVELGRRQSHEFIQRLKLRSTMSLYFSPHIMEQVLKNPGSMEPQQAEITVLLTDLRNSTSIAELLGPGGMFKLLNQVFETQTHAILAEDGSMEHFLGDQFLSYWGAPNAQPDAADRAFRAALSLIAGMEELRTNLEPKLKALFGYGVALHSGTALIGNKGSAQRLDYGLVGDLINAAARVESLTKYYGVLFLITREAYVKLSHPPQVRVVDRAIVKGKSTPLELLEVKHPHSPDHFDETLERYNQAFVEYERGSFLTAEGMFADLRDSRQDKTSAIMVERCRELASNPPADWNGIYHLTTK, encoded by the coding sequence ATGATGCCTGGCAATTCGGCCAGGAAAAAGCCCTCCGGTGAGCAGGTCTGGCTGAGATCGCCCTGGCCTCTTCTCCTCGCCCTTTGCGGCGGGGCTGCTCTCTGGATTCTGCTGGCGGGAAATCCGCTTGAAGGACTGGAGATGCGCTGGTTTGGCCAGATTCTGCGCTGGAGATACGAGCGCGGACAGGCGCCTCCGGCCGACCCGAGCATTGTTCATGTCGACGTTACGCAAGCGGACTTGCGGAAGGTGCCGACGCTGGAGTTGGAGTATCAAAATGCGGCGAACGTTATTCGACAAGCGTTTGAGATGGGGGCGAAGGTCGTGGCGTTCGACGTGGTCTTTGGCCGCGGCAACGAAGCCATGGCTGATCCGATTCTCAAGGAAGTGGAACGGATCAAAGGGCAAAACCGAGCGATCGTTTTCGCCGAGGCGCTGCTGCCGTCGCCCGAAGCCGGAAGCGAGGAACGGATCCGGTCCTTTCCGTTTCGCGAACGAGTGCTGCCGGCCGGCTTGATCAATGTGCAGGCTGACGGCGACGGCGTGTTGCGTCGTTATGATTATGCTCATCCGGCCGGCTCGGATAAGTATGAACCGTCGCTGGCGCTGGCCTGCTATCTGGCGTGGCGCGACATCGCCTGGGAGGGAGTCACTATCGTGAAGCCGGGCGCGCTGCGCTGGGAGGAGTTATCGAGCGATTTTACGACGGTTGAGCCGCGGGAGCTGAAGCTGGCGCCGATTCTGTTGAACTACCGAAGTCCCTGGACGGGGAGGGGGTCCGGGACCTTTCGCCATTACAATGTCGAGCAGCTCGACGCTCTTTATCAAACAAGTCACCCGAGCAACGCCCAACCGTTGGCGAATGCGATCGTCCTCGTCGCGTATTATGGCGCCGGGCTGGGTGATATGGGGACGACTGCGATCGCAGCAAACCAGCCGCGGGTTGTCCTTCATTCCACGGCGCTGAACGATCTTATCCAGCGTGCCTGGCTCCGGCGGACCCCAGCCTGGATCGATGCTGCTGGTGTGCTTGCCCTGATTATCCTGGGAGCGGTCGCGACCTTCTTCCGCGGCACGGTGGCCCTTCTTCTGTTTTGGATCGCGGGCGTGGCGGCCCTTTGCGCCTTGAGCGCATTCCTGATTTTGAAGTCGGGATGGGTTCCGGGGTTGATGTCCGCGAACGTCGTCTGGAGCCTGGTCACCTTTGTCGAACTTGGGCGAAGGCAAAGCCACGAGTTCATCCAGCGCCTCAAGCTTCGTTCGACCATGAGTCTCTACTTTTCCCCGCACATCATGGAGCAGGTGCTGAAGAACCCTGGATCGATGGAGCCGCAACAGGCCGAGATTACGGTTCTGCTCACCGACCTGCGCAATTCGACATCGATCGCCGAATTGCTCGGACCTGGCGGCATGTTCAAGCTTCTCAACCAGGTCTTTGAAACCCAGACGCATGCGATCCTGGCCGAGGACGGCAGCATGGAACATTTTCTCGGCGACCAGTTTCTCAGCTATTGGGGGGCTCCGAACGCGCAACCGGACGCGGCCGATCGTGCTTTTCGGGCCGCGCTTAGTCTCATCGCGGGAATGGAAGAGCTGCGGACTAATCTCGAGCCAAAGTTGAAAGCGCTGTTTGGATACGGGGTGGCTCTGCATAGCGGGACGGCGCTGATCGGGAACAAAGGTTCCGCCCAACGCCTCGATTACGGACTGGTGGGCGACCTCATCAACGCCGCGGCGCGCGTCGAATCCCTCACGAAATACTACGGCGTTCTCTTTCTCATAACGCGCGAAGCTTATGTGAAGCTATCCCATCCGCCCCAAGTCCGGGTGGTCGACCGGGCGATTGTGAAGGGAAAATCAACTCCGTTGGAATTGCTTGAAGTGAAGCATCCCCACAGCCCGGATCATTTTGATGAGACGCTTGAACGGTATAACCAGGCTTTTGTCGAATACGAACGAGGCAGTTTCCTCACCGCCGAAGGAATGTTTGCGGATTTGCGTGATAGCCGGCAGGACAAAACAAGCGCCATCATGGTCGAACGCTGCCGGGAACTGGCCAGCAATCCGCCGGCGGATTGGAACGGCATTTATCACCTCACCACAAAATAA
- a CDS encoding type II toxin-antitoxin system HicA family toxin yields the protein MPKIPGVNHLRAIQALEKAGFKIVRQGKHVVMTNGQRFVTIPRHNPVNALTMGGIVKDAGLTVDEFRALL from the coding sequence GTGCCGAAGATTCCCGGCGTCAATCACCTCCGCGCCATCCAAGCGCTGGAGAAAGCCGGCTTCAAAATCGTTCGACAAGGCAAACACGTCGTCATGACCAACGGTCAACGCTTCGTCACGATTCCGCGGCACAATCCAGTGAATGCGCTCACCATGGGCGGGATCGTCAAAGACGCGGGTCTCACCGTCGACGAATTTCGTGCGCTGCTGTGA
- a CDS encoding GTP-binding protein, with product MLKGAGDVFDFAAALDGAGWRRLIESDSADEARGEVRAFAYHARKPFHPERFWNLVQGSFPGVFRAKGFFWLASRMDLVGGLNLAGTESHYASAGQWWAARDNHAREFQMPARTRKEWREPFGDRRQAIAFMGVGLDADSLRTQLDSCLLTEAELAAGTESWHELVDPFPSWSSHHHHHHDHGEECDHEHDHEHEHEHEHEHEHEHEDEDEHSHH from the coding sequence GTGCTCAAAGGCGCTGGCGATGTTTTTGATTTCGCCGCGGCCCTGGACGGTGCGGGATGGCGAAGGCTCATCGAGTCAGATTCTGCTGATGAAGCGCGCGGGGAGGTCCGGGCGTTTGCTTACCATGCTCGGAAGCCGTTTCATCCCGAGAGATTCTGGAATCTTGTTCAAGGAAGTTTCCCGGGAGTTTTTCGCGCGAAAGGGTTCTTCTGGCTCGCGAGTCGGATGGACCTTGTGGGTGGACTTAACCTGGCCGGCACCGAGTCTCATTACGCTTCCGCCGGCCAATGGTGGGCCGCTCGTGACAATCATGCCCGGGAATTCCAGATGCCGGCCCGCACCCGAAAGGAATGGAGGGAACCATTCGGCGATCGCCGCCAGGCAATCGCCTTCATGGGAGTTGGGCTCGACGCGGATTCATTACGAACGCAACTCGACTCCTGTCTCCTGACGGAGGCGGAATTGGCGGCGGGAACGGAGAGCTGGCACGAACTCGTCGATCCTTTCCCCTCCTGGTCATCGCATCACCACCATCATCATGATCACGGCGAGGAGTGCGACCACGAACACGATCACGAGCATGAGCATGAGCATGAGCATGAGCACGAGCACGAGCACGAGGACGAGGACGAGCACAGCCATCATTGA